A region from the Dysidea avara chromosome 15, odDysAvar1.4, whole genome shotgun sequence genome encodes:
- the LOC136245329 gene encoding uncharacterized protein: MEESDSEREGVLGTVEEECDSVNFVLGEKFSSYEQLKEKITAYQQGNNVQLAYTDSRTLDATRKRAPKRIQKANEKLHYYSLHLTCNLGGKPFHSKGSGQRPCHSTIKQNCKACIKLNLSEDGQYLEITDVCNTHIYEVSKAIYDHLPRQRKLTPSERNEAAELLKLRVNNKLLQQHLSQSTGKIVTLKDISNIKHSIRKMDGNVATPVFQTFEKKPQVYLCRTSRISPIGEKKTFRDLEHSRLAGNTATFTAVITSKSSTCVQNMVWIEVC; this comes from the exons ATGGAAGAAAGTGACTCTGAGCGGGAGGGAGTGTTAGGGACTGTTGAAGAGGAGTGTGACAGCGTAAACTTTGTTCTTGGTGAGAAGTTTTCGTCTTACGAGCAGCTGAAGGAGAAGATTACTGCGTACCAACAAGGGAATAATGTCCAGTTAGCCTACACTGACTCGCGGACGCTGGATGCTACTCGGAAAAGAGCACCTAAGAGAATACAGAAAGCAAATGaaaaattacattattattcttTGCACCTTACGTGCAATCTTGGTGGAAAGCCGTTCCACAGCAaag gATCTGGCCAGAGACCTTGTCACAG cACGATTAAGCAGAATTGCAAAGCTTGTATAAAGCTTAACTTAAGTGAAGATGGCCAGTACCTGGAGATCACAGACGTCTGCAATACTCACATTTATGAAGTCAGCAAG GCTATTTATGATCATTTACCCCGACAACGAAAGTTGACACCATCTGAACGGAATGAAGCTGCTGAATTGTTAAAATTAAGGGTGAACAATAAGCTACTTCAGCAGCACCTATCACAATCAACTGGGAAGATTGTTACCCTAAAAGATATCAGCAATATAAAGCACTCAATACGGAAAATGGATGGAAatgtcgccacacccgtatttcagactttcgaaaagaaaccacaagtttacctgtgcagaa CGTCGCGAATATCGCCGATTGGCGAAAAAAAgacgtttcgtgatctggagcacagcagacttgcaggaaatactgcaacatttactgcagtgatcacctccaagtcaagtacctgtgtgcagaatatggtgtggattgaagtttgttga